The DNA sequence CTTATATTTTTGATAAGTTTaatcttacatgtggtatcagagcctatgATTTTTGCTCTTGAATTCAAATTGAAAGTATTAAATTAAAAGTGCAAAATACGTGACGGTAAATTAGCAGGGTTCAGGCTTAGTTTGTGAGaaattttggactttgaattgaGTTTCTTGTAAtgaatatcatgtttgccgcaTACGGTCTTGTAACTTTGGCATGTAGATGCCAAACGAATGATGGCTACATGTTGAACTCAATTTGATAGAATTAATCTATTAAAGCTTGtacatttattaatttttctgcTGTGCGTTGGATTCCATGTTGAATTTTTATAAGAATTAATCAAGGATTCATTGGGTGGTTATGGAATGTGAGTACATATGCTATTATTGTTGTAATCAATAATCCGTGGCTTTTTGTGGGTTTTATCGTTTTGAATTAATGAATCTGATTATAAAGATGTGCATAAAATATGCCTTGTACAGACCAAATATTAGTAAGATAAAAGAAAGATGAAATCTTGGTTTGATGACATTAAAAGTTTTGTTTGTCTAAGAGATTTTAATGTTCATGGTTTGTCTTTTTATGGGAATTTGTGTTGACGAGATACGGGCCGATAACTTTTGACGATGATTTTGGTTCGGCGAACTTGTAACACTGGAGATTTACTTCAATAATTTGCAATATTATGGGATCCATGTGAATCTGGAGTGAAGGCAATCTGCATGGATGGTTCTCAAGCATTGATGGATAGTTTGTTTCGTTGATGTGGAGTCGAGGAATCTCAGTCGGGTTGACTAATACGGGTCCAGTGATGCATTCGGGTAACTCATTTCACTGTTTCATGCATGATTAATTGTTCTCTTATATGCATGATTATAGTGTGATGAGTTAGAGCATGATGAATTAGGGCTTTTGTTATTTCGAGTATGcttgtttatttatatatattgtgaAGGCATGATTAAACTCGAAATCCCTATATAGATGCCAACTTGTGATTTATGTGAGATGTTTGAAATCATCTTTTGATATGTTTTATTGATTGCCTCAAGTGAATTTTTGCGGCTATAAAGTTGGGCTTTTCTAATGGTCGTGATTTCATTCTCATTATTATAAAAGTATATgtaaacatatatatgcatctttTTGAGTATGcgatttattcattattttgGGCACATGATTTATGGTTGGCATATTATATCATTCATGGTGTAtacttgaaaataaataaattaggttttcaaTTTATATACCCTCTATGGGGTCATATATAGACTTGTTTGGTGTACATTCTTGTGGTGTTGACATTGAATTCACGATAGGAATTTTAATTTGGGTTACCGTCACCTTAGTTATTATGTACAACACAAATTGACATTGCCGAATGCATATTgatttaatttatgaattcataaGAAAGCATGTGCTTAATATGGTATTGTGAAAATCAAGGAGTTTAAGATGCATGCTtgttgtatatgtatatttgtgaTTTCATTTATGATGCATGCTTCCGCTATTATGTTTTGGTTGAAATCACAAATAGGGAGGAAGATGAACTTTGAGTTCTCCAGAACAAATAGTGGTCTTGATTATCTCGTTTTAATCAAGACATGTTGTTGTGATATATATCTAGACATTATCAAAATTTGGTCGATCTTGCTCGATGGATATTGAACTAGATATTGAACTAGTTAGGATCAAattgaatgcaaaaatattgTGCTTGCTATTCTGATTTTGATCATTGTTGAAACTAGTGATTTTGGGTTTATGTGAGATAAGTTTTTCCGAATGGATTGTGACTATCTTTTGATACATAGACTATTTGCATAATGGTTTAGGTGTATATGACTAAACTGAGATTATGCAATTGGTGAGGAATCAGGAACCAATTGGTTCATATCTCCGGTTTCTTTATTGGTTGTGCAATACATTTTGCTTATGCTTAAGTGGGAGAATCATATGTTTGAATGTAAGCATAAGGCTAAGAGTTAGGCCGGCCATTATAATTCATTTGGTTGAATTATTTGTGTTACTTAATTTGTTTAAGTAATGAGAAAGATCCTATTATGTCGGTTAGCATtcaaaaggaaatgaatttggTTTCCATATGGATTCTGATTAGTCGTTCATTGTATTGGAATGATTTTTTAGTTAATATAATTGCTATACCACATCTTTTACTTAACTTGGTTGTGTTGAGTATGGCCTAGATAAGTGGGAGcaaattggtttggttttgctATATTGGTTCACATAATTACAAAGTGCAAATTAAGTATGTTGTGACTTTTGAGTTAATTCTGCGATGTAACAGAAAAGATTCTTAAGTTCAATACTTTAAAATGCATAGGTAAGTTGTATGTGAGGTTAAGCTTTTGTTATCCAAAAGATTTGGTGGCTATATGAGTGGGAGTAGACGTCTTGGTTTACTTTTGAGCTTAGATACATTGCTATGAACACAAACTGGACATTGTGATTTGTAAGTTAAATCTGTATATTGTGTTGCAAAGgcaattataaattcattgttttggtttatgtaagctGGTTGTGTCTATGTACTAGTGTGGTTGAAAAATGACTTATGTGATCACCTTTATATTGAATTTGAGATGATTATTTACTGTTGTGAATcatactcaagtgggagaatgttagaGTATGAGTGTGATTCTTACAGTTTAGTAATAATCATTGTTATTTTAGATTGGTATAAAGAGGTCTTAATGTGTTTATAAGAGTTAATTCAACTTTGGTTTGGATTGAAACTCTACTATTGGCTCGAGAATAGAACTCATACTTATACAAGGATTTGGTCTTGTATTCCTTGTAGGATTGTAATAGGGCAATCTATGTTTAGTATAAAAACATAAGCCACTGCTCTCACAAAACATACGCTCAATATTGAACTAAGACCTATTGTTAGTTTGAGTACTTTTGGTTTTGCAAGAGAGGAGAAGGTGCACTGTTTGAAGTCTGGTTTGGCTTGTTCTTCCACTGCTTTTACGGGTTAGTTTGTCATTGTATTTATCGAATTGTGATTTTAATACTTGTATAAATTTGTGGTTCATGAGCTTAATCTCTTAACTTATATTTTTGATAAGTTTAATCTTACACTAACTACTTCTCTGGCAATCTTCCACCAGATTTTGGCAATTGTACTTCCTTGGAGGACCTTGACCTGAGTACAAATTATCTTACAGGCACAGGTGACGGTATATCCAAAGGTTTATTTCGCCTGCGAAAGCTAACCCAATTGAGCATTCAAGACAACAACCTAGCCGGGCCACTCAGCGAAGAATTCGGTAACCTCATTAACCTTGTCCGTTTGGATATCTCAAGTAATGGGTTTGCAGGAACAATCCCAGATGTTTTCTACAGCCTAGAGAAATTACAGTATTTTGTAGCTCATTCGAATAGGTTTGGTGGTCAGATACCCCCTTCCTTGTCGAGTTCGTCGACTCTTTCTTTGCTTAATTTGAGAAACAATTCATTGCAGGGCTCAATCGCTCTAAATTGTTCAGCAATGATTAGTTTGACCTCTCTTGATCTCGGTTCCAATCAGTTTGATGGGCCTATTCCCTCCAATCTTCCCTCTTGTCGGCATTTGAGTGATGTCAATCTTGCCCGTAACAACTTCACTGGTGAAATACCAGAAAACTTCAAGAATTTCCATAGCCTCTCTTACCTCTCGCTGTCAAATTGCAGCCTTTCCAATATCTCTTCCGCCCTTCAAATTTTACAGCAGTGTCATAACCTGACTACTTTGGTTCTCACCTTGAACTTCCACGGTGAACAATTTCCCGCTGATCCAACCCTTCATTTTGAAAAGTTGAAGGTTTTGATCATTGCATATTGCAGGCTCACGGGTTCAATCCCCCAATGGTTGAGTACTAGCAGCAGATTGCAGTTGTTGGATATATCATGGAACCAATTGGAAGGAACAATTCCAGTCTGGTTTGGCAATTTTAGCAGTCTCTTCTACTTGGACATATCTAACAATTCTCTCAGCGGGGAAATCCCAAGAAGCTTAACTGGACTATGGAGCTTCATTAATGGGAGGAGCTCAACTGAAGAACCTTCCCCTGATTTCCCTCTTTTCGTGTGGAGGGTGAGTGGACGAGGCTTGCAATACAATCGGGTATGGAGCTTTCGGCCTACATTGGACTTTAGCAATAACAATCTCAGTGGAGCAATCTGGCCAGACTTTAGTAAGCTGAGGTTGCTTCATGTTTTGGATTTGAAGTACAACAGATTATCAGGACCAATTCCGACTAGTTTATCTGAGATGGTGAGCTTGGAGACTCTGGATTTGTCTCATAACGAGCTTTCGGGGATAATCCCGCCTTCGTTGGTTGACCTTAGCTTCTTGTCCAAGTTTAGTGTTGCGTACAATGAATTGTATGGGGTGATCCCTACAGGAGGTCAATTTTTGACCTTCTCAAGTTCAAGCTTTGAAGGGAACAGTCTTTGCGGCTACGATGCTTCCCCTTGTCCTTCCGGAGAGGATGGTCCTCTGGGAACATGGTACGGCAAATCAAACAAGGATTCTACCGGAGTTATTGCCGGAGTGGGTGTCGGATTCATATTTGGAATAGCATGTTTCGTTGGAATAGATAGGTACGTCTGGACTTTTTAAGAAGagtacattctttttttttctttttttttttacgctcATAACGTAATGTATAAACAGTAGTATTACTTAAAAAAGAGTGTTTTGTTCGTGAAGTGAGAGAAATTACTGCCCCAGATTACCTGTATGTAGCAACACTCGCACATAAATGATGAGAGGTGCTTTATATATGCATTTGTATGTAAGAACTTATCTTAAGAGATATGGGTGGATGCCTTTTAAtgtaacaataaaaaaagaggATATATTGTAAGTGATGCGGATTGAAAAATACTTGGCCAGGAGCGTGTGCTGAGGAGCTCCTCAGTCCCTCCCTTTATATGTGCTTGATTGGGTTAAATGAACTATTTAATAagtttgagaaggaaaaaaataatgaaCACACGTCTCTTTGTGAGTCTATGATGTTACATTATTAACAGATGATGTCGTTGGCAATATATTAGTGTCATAAGTTTATATTAGTGTCATAAGTTGTTCTCCAAATTTTAACTTAGAGTATCATAAAGTTCGACTGTTGAACCAAATAACAGCTACctataaaataaaaacccaccTAAAAGCTCTACCCCTGCATTCAGCCCTGACCCACCCAAAACTTTAGTtgcgcgtttactaatccgtaatcagattgaagggaattgaattgagggagaattgaattgaggaggaattggattgaggtggaatcagaatcagattcctgttgaagttgtttactgaAACTGTATGGAATTGAAGTGCAAATGAtgcatattttatattattgttTACCAATTCACATGAATCGGAATCAAAAGCAGTttgattactaaaatacccttgTACAAAACAgatataaattttatttaactaattaataatacaattattttgtatataaaaaaactaatacAATTATTTATTCTTAAAAACCCTTTAATTACCATATAAGAAGcctttaataatataattattttgtatatatcACACTAATACAATTATTTATCCTAAAACATTCTTTATTTACCATATAAAAATCCCCCACCGATGCCAATTCTGTGAACGCCTTCgattaaaaacaacaaaattaacgcAGCCCTCCCCCTCTATAAATCCCCATCTCCTTCCATTCTGATTCTTCCTCTTCTCTTCTGAttattctttcttcttcttctgattCTTCTTGTTCCAAATAACTAATTAATtccaaatatttatttatttatttattatattggtcctctgtctctgtctctgtcttaTGTCTGGTTCTTCACTGGGTTTTGATTTGAATGGGTGTTGTGCTACCAGAGATGAGGGAAGGAGATTAAGAGGGTGTTGTGCCACCGGAGACGAGGGAAAGAGATAAGGAAGGCGCTGGGTGCTGTGTAACCAGAGACAAAGGAAGGAGATAAGGAAGGCGCTGGGTGCTGTGCTACCGTAGACAAGGGAAGGAGATAAGGGTATATTGGGTAGAAAAATCTGATTCCGGGTTGAGCTTTCTTCCGGAATCCAAATACCATATTGGTTGGTAGTTCAATTCCATGCAAATCAGGGATCTGATTCCCTATTTTTAGTGGATCCCACATAAATTTCATTCCCCTAATGTTAATAAACACCTGAATCACTTGGAATAAATGCAATTCCTTTTCCTCTCACTCCATTCCCTTACGTAAACACATCCTAGAGTCTTGGGTCATATACCTTTGGGCCGACATGAGACTACCTCTACCGATCTTAATAGCGGTCCTCACTCTGCTTTCTAAGTTACGATTTTTCTCTAGTCGACATGCCTATTTACACATTTATATACACATGAGTAAAATGGACGAACAACATGAATCCTTTAATTTACGTTACAACCGGGTGAAAGAAACCCGAATTGCAAAACTCGAAAAGCTGAAGACCCGATTAACGTCACTCCTTTGCTGTCTCTGGCGTCTGTCTCCTCCACTCCTCTTGTGCAATTTTTCCTTTTCGAGAAgtaatatttttattgtttattttccCTCCAGCCTTGTCGAATTTCCTACTTTTTAATCGAACAAAGGGTTTGCCGTGGCTGTGTGGAGCACTACGAGAATGTCAGAAAATGCAATTTAGGGTATTTTGACCTGGTTGTAGCTTATGTTTGTGTTATAAGGAAATGGATTATTTTCGGATTCCTTCtatcaaattcatcaaatcTATTAATCCgaattattgaaatttgatctaacggctaaaattattataatttttaaaaatggcTTTTGTTTTTAgccattagatcaaatttcaaagattcAAATTTGTGGATTTAATGAAAGAGATCCGGAAATGATCAATTTCAGTGTTATAAATACAGCCGTTCAGATTAATTAATGGCTCAGAAAAAAACATGTGCAAATAAGAtgtgtatttacctatatatgtGCATTACTAGGCTAAGAGGCCTTGGGCTAATAACAACTTAGTGCTTCACGCTGAGGCCCAGTTAATACTTAATCAGGGCAAAAAACCCCAGGCGAAGATGGTGCTCGGGAAAGTTTGTTAGGGATGTCGCGTTCTAATGGGGTCGCATCCACAATCTGTAGCGAGTAGTGGGTGGTTGATTGCATCATTAGTTTTGATTCTTAATTAATAGGATGAAAATTTATCCACTTAGTACCACAATTTAACGATATTTCTTTTGATTTATaagtgaaatattttagggTCAAATCTCGTAAATAACGAGTTCaatatcaatttattttcttacaTTTAGTGTAAGtatatttttgtataaaaatGTATGAgaatctaattgattatatcTTTCGTGTTGGAAAATCAAATTAGACATTTGGAGGATGTATTTAATTGGcaatttgagaaattttaatgGACTTATAAATCCATGATTTTTTAtggattttaattgatttgtagaaattccatgtaaaattttgattcaattccctcgaaatctcataaGGAGATGTGatatttgtggatgcttaaaatacactacgaaatatCACCAATTCTCTCTAATTTCAcaactttttcaaattctttaaaataaattcATAATTGAATACATCTGTAACATTATAAACTTCttcaaaatcctaattgaatacattgGATTTCTAAGGATGTTACTAGTCTATCTTAAAATCATAATTAAACACAATTTGAATTTCAGATAAtcatttaaaatcctaattgaatacccaTAGactcattaaaagaattaaaatctctcaaaatcctaattgaatgcACCCTCTACTTTTGGCACAAGAAAAGTAAGTATATGATTTGCAGGGTCTGTTACTTGAGTACTAGTTATGACGAAAATCCATAGAGTAAATATACCATGCTTGACATTGAAGCATGTAGTGTAAAGTGTAAACCACTAATTCCTAAAAGTAAAATATTAAGTTATTATTTCTCTAAATGCGATTAACATTGATCACTGGATCAATCTTAAACTTAGATTTCACGAAACATAAGAttaattttctcttttattatttctcTAGTTCATACGTGGATGATGAGTGACGCATGGCATGGCTCACATCTTCTACACAGATGGTACTCTCTAACCGCCTCAAATGTAAGAGAATCCAATGAATtaggaatttagggtttttgaatgAATGGGGTCGTGGCAAGACTAGTGGAAGGCAACTTGTAGCAGTGATCCATGACACTTTCTCAGTAAATATATGAGTTTGCTGGTTGTACGTATTAAATTAGTGGTAGCTCCAACATGAGGATTGAGGACTGAGGAGGAGGAATGGAGGATCATACAGATAAGGGTTCATCAAACTTTTCATATTAATATACAATATCCAATATAGATAGTTGGGATAGTCTTGACTACTTCTACTTTGGAGGAGGTGGATGTTGCTATTAGGGTCCGTCAAACTTTTCTTAATTGTTAATGGAGGAAGTTTAATTCAAGACAAACACGTACACTTTacttaccaaaaaaaataaaaaatcatgcaCAAGTGGGGATGGATGAACATACACAAATTGTGCGTAtggatgacttttttttttttttttttttttttttttttttttaagatacaAGCTGTGTTCTACACTAAATTGatctaaataattaaaaaagaattttGAACGTGGGTACATAAAAAGAGGTGTATCGTTCTAGCTAGCTTGATTGAGCTGAAGCTGCGAGAATATGGACGCCTATTAATCTGCCATTTTGCCTATTTTTGAGCAATTTTTTTAACTGAAGTAACCCAAGTTCTCGGATAGTACGTACATCTTGATGAAATATTTGATTATGGTTGAAGGTTTTGAAGAAAGTTAGAAGTTCCACCGTAAGATGAATTGATCATATGAGGAGTAATCCAATCTTTTCTAAGCCCTTGTATGGTTTATCTCTCATTGATGTAGGACTGTTCTCACATTATCACACGTCCCTTAtatgtgacgaattttcaagccttacACGTGAACAATACAAATGAGGTGACATGGAGTACGTGTGGCTAtttgggcttcacacgtgggctaacctgctctgatatcatcaagaaagttggaattcaaccataaaattaattggcaatatgaagaATAACTCAATCTCTATAATTCCTTGCATAATTTGGTTCCTCACTGACATAAGACTTTATCCTCACCATCACAGGTTTCAAAATATCTCTATGTAAAGGCTGAGTTTGCATGTTTGGTCCCTTGTACGTACGTACTCTACATGGATGCATGCATGCTCTCTCTGCCGATATATATAGTTTTCGCATCAGtcgatttatttttcttactttttgTGTGTGGATTGAAAGGTTAACCTTTAggtagagagatttttcaatgtgactggTACATggaatggtacaccacgtgttactaaacaaatggtgagatatatgtgctaaaaagttactaacttaaaaaataaaatttctcactatTCCTATTAAAATACGTGGTGTACCACATGTGTTttcgtcacaactaaaaataaaGGAGACCAATAAAAGAAAGGTTAACCCTTTACGATAAAGATCATATATGAAACACACGTGAACAGTTGTGGACATTAGACATATATCATACATGTGACATGTTCATTCTTCACAAGATCGATCATGTATCCCCCGATGgataaataggttttgaattttcttttttaaagagATAATTTCCTTGTATTTTACGTGATTACTTATTTGGttatttataattttcttttattatgctAAGAAAATGGTAATAAACTACTAATTTTTATACGAGCTATATTGATGAGAAAATAGAAAATCTCAGGACTAAGCACGCCACCCGCCTGCCGGCCGGGCCAGCGAGCGAAGTTATCTTCCGGCCAATTGTCCACACCCAAAGCTTATCGCCATCTCCGTCGACGTCAATACTACATTTACGTTTTATTTGTGTAAAGATAAATGAGATTAACTAACTGAACTGTAAATCCTTTTAAATAGAATGAATTACACATTACacggtacacacacacacgtacacACACAAATGTCCCACAAGATCTGTACAAATTGGACCTGCGTACTTACCCAAAACGTTTTAATCCCAAACCTTCTCGTGTATACATGTGGTCCAAACCTGTTGTTTATATTTGACCCTTGAGTTGTGACGttgtttgtttctttgattATAGACGTGTGTTTGGGATTTGAGACATGCATGTTTGACTGTTCTGATTAATACAGTCTACAGACAGTATGTTACTTGTAAACATTAATATTATTGAATAATAAAGACCACAAATTCATtgaaatatcaaaacatttaatcTAAAATATTGGGGAAAGCAGAAGAAGCAAAGTCTTCAACTGCGGTCTGTACCCGGCGATTTGATTTCTTTAACCAACGTTGGATCATGCATGCATGGTTGATCCATGGAGTTCAATCTCTAGTATATAGAAATCAAATAACTAAATCATTCACCTAAccttgaaaattaagaaataacgATTCTcacttaaacaaaaaataaataactctTATTttgcaacatatatatatatatatatatatatatacttgtttgAAAATTGAACCCTATATGATCATACCATTCTTTAATTCAAGTCAAGGATGGTTTCACTTCTCGAATGTCAAACTCTATAAGGTGATATGTTGTCCTCCATTGTTTAAAATCcctttttaaattttgagagaaaatcaTTTTCCGAGTCTTCATCTTTGACTTTGGTTTCGTTTACCATCTTGAAAATGGCATTCTAGTTcttagttataaaaaaaaacacatttgttAATATACTTTTTATATAAGCGCGTCTCATATGGAATTGTAACGTCCCACTTTATTTGAAAATGTGGTGGATTTGTATGTCCAAATAAAATCGGggtaaagttttatttatttattttttttaaatggactAGCTGGTGACAATCGTCAAGACAATCCACTATTTCGGAGGCCGGATAGAAGCATTTCAACATTTTCCTACCATTATCGTATGATTTATCAACGTCAAAAATCGAATATTACCACGTTATAATTTCATGATATGGATGAAAAAGATTTTGAGTAAATTAGCAAGGGTATTGCGTCTTTTCCTCTACCTGGTTAGAATCGTCTCACAATAATTAAAGTAAAATtacataattaaaataaataataaaaaagactaAATGCACTTGTCGCGCCACCCATTCGTTGACTCTCTGCCCTCCGGGCCTCACCTATCGCTGTCCGTAACCGAACCTTCATGCAACTGACCGGCTTTTGCCAGTCGCGGCTTACAGTGTCGGCGGTCACCACTTTACTAGTTGTCTTTCATATAAAGATTACAAATTACAGCCTGACAAATAGAAGAAGCCTCCCTCGCTCGCAGCCCAAAATTTAACAGAGAAAATCGGCGAGGAGAAGAAGAACTGCAAACTGaaacgaaaaacaaaagatgaaaACTTTCGTTCGTTCATTCAACTGATTCATACCAGAAACTGTGTTCTTTTGAAGTAAAAAATCCCTCTCTATCTGTCAGGTTtgtctttttttctctcttcttattACGTTTCTGCTTTATTTCTTCACATACAACAAAACCCATTTCTCGAATTTtgattcatttttgttttttttttctttccattttttgCTTCATTTCGCAGACATTATGTGTGATACAAGAAAACCCACCTCAGAAAGTTTGGTTCTTGGCAAGGATTTTGCTGCTCCTGCTTGATTatacattctctctctctctcttctagaGGGTTTGTTTCTGTGAAATGGGGGTCCAAGATTTCtgggttttcatttttgttattgGGTTTTGCTTCCAAGCTCGGATTTTAAGCTCTCAAAACCTGACATGCAATCCCAACGATTTGAAAGCATTGGAGGATTTCAGGAACGGTATAGATTCTGTGATTGATGGGTGGGGCAGCAAATTTTCACCTGATTGCTGTAAATGGGCAGGCATCACTTGCAATTCTTCGTCCTCTCTCGGATTGAACTATTCCATTGATACTTATAGAGTGGTAAAACTGGAGCTTCCAAAGAGAAGGCTACTGGGGAATCTCTCTGCATCTTTAGGGACCTTGGACCAGCTCAGAACCCTCAATCTCTCTCACAATTTCCTCAAGCACTTGCTTCCCTTTTCGCTCTTCCATTTGCCAAATTTAAAGCTCTTAGACTTGAGTTCTAATGACTTTTCCGGCCCCATTCCTGTCGATATCGATTTGCCTTCAGTCCAGTTCATTGAAATTTCTTATAACTTTTTGAATGGTTCCCTTCCAGCTAGCATCTGTGACAGTTCTACTCAGCTTCGAACTCTGAAGTTGGCTGTGAACTACTTCTCTGGTAACCTCCCACCAGGTCTTGGCAATTGTATTTCCTTGGAGCACCTCTGTCTAGCCATGAATAATTTCAATGGCAGTGTACCCGAAGGTATATTTCGTCTGCGAAAGCTAACCCAGTTGAACATTCAAGATAACAAGTTGTCAGGGGCCCTCAGCGAAGAATTCGGTAATCTCAGTAAC is a window from the Malus domestica chromosome 16, GDT2T_hap1 genome containing:
- the LOC139187691 gene encoding phytosulfokine receptor 1-like, which encodes TLNIELRPIVSLSTFGFAREEKVHCLKSGLACSSTAFTGTGDGISKGLFRLRKLTQLSIQDNNLAGPLSEEFGNLINLVRLDISSNGFAGTIPDVFYSLEKLQYFVAHSNRFGGQIPPSLSSSSTLSLLNLRNNSLQGSIALNCSAMISLTSLDLGSNQFDGPIPSNLPSCRHLSDVNLARNNFTGEIPENFKNFHSLSYLSLSNCSLSNISSALQILQQCHNLTTLVLTLNFHGEQFPADPTLHFEKLKVLIIAYCRLTGSIPQWLSTSSRLQLLDISWNQLEGTIPVWFGNFSSLFYLDISNNSLSGEIPRSLTGLWSFINGRSSTEEPSPDFPLFVWRVSGRGLQYNRVWSFRPTLDFSNNNLSGAIWPDFSKLRLLHVLDLKYNRLSGPIPTSLSEMVSLETLDLSHNELSGIIPPSLVDLSFLSKFSVAYNELYGVIPTGGQFLTFSSSSFEGNSLCGYDASPCPSGEDGPLGTWYGKSNKDSTGVIAGVGVGFIFGIACFVGIDRYVWTF